One segment of Phragmites australis chromosome 13, lpPhrAust1.1, whole genome shotgun sequence DNA contains the following:
- the LOC133888236 gene encoding factor of DNA methylation 1-like, which translates to MKVKLEAMKCKSDDKDSALDKKTDELRKQLQENMDEMDFMESSNQVLFIKERKSNDELQEIHKELINGLLQHGGARAHIGLKRMGELDPKAFSIACKQILPADNADVIAAILCSKWEAETKNPEWHPFEVVMVGGKEMVQIFIYD; encoded by the exons atgaaggTCAAATTGGAAGCGATGAAGTGTAAGTCAGACGATAAAGATTCAGCATTGGATAAGAAAACTGATGAATTGAGAAAGCAGTTGCAAGAAAACATGGATGAGATGGATTTTATGGAGTCATCCAATCAAGTTCTATTTATCAAGGAACGCAAAAGCAACGATGAGCTGCAAGAAATACATAAAGAGCTAATAAAT GGATTACTTCAGCATGGGGGTGCCCGAGCACATATAGGCCTCAAGAGGATGGGTGAGCTTGATCCAAAGGCATTTTCAATTGCTTGCAAGCAAATATTACCTGCGGATAATGCAGATGTTATTGCTGCTATTCTTTGTTCGAAGTGGGAAGCTGAGACAAAAAATCCAGAATGGCATCCTTTTGAGGTTGTCATGGTTGGTGGAAAAGAGATGGTacaaatatttatctatgaCTAA